One Helicoverpa zea isolate HzStark_Cry1AcR chromosome 11, ilHelZeax1.1, whole genome shotgun sequence genomic window carries:
- the LOC124634233 gene encoding glutathione S-transferase 1-like: protein MSLDLYYAPGSAPCRVVLLVAAALDVHFNPHILNLRNGEHLTPEFLKLNPQHTVPTLVDGDFSLWESRAIGKYLVNKYGGENNDLYPSDPKARAIVDQRLDFDLGTLYPRFGNYIYPQIFGGAKADEALLKKLEEALQFLNTFLEGQKYAAGDKLTLADLSLVATVSTIDAVDISLKEYPNVEKWFELVKATAPGYQEANEAGLKAFRAMVAQLKAKTEL from the exons ATGTCCTTAGACTTGTATTACGCCCCTGGGTCGGCACCGTGCCGAGTGGTCCTGCTCGTAGCAGCAGCCCTCGACGTCCACTTTAATCCCCATATCTTAAACTTAAGAAATGGCGAACACCTCACACCAGAATTTTTGAAG CTGAATCCCCAACACACAGTGCCCACACTAGTCGACGGCGACTTCTCTCTATGGGAGTCAAGAGCCATCGGCAAATACTTGGTGAACAAATATGGTGGAGAGAACAACGACTTGTATCCTAGTGATCCTAAAGCCAGGGCGATCGTCGACCAGAGACTAGACTTCGACTTGGGAACGCTTTACCCAAGATTTGGAAACTACATC TATCCTCAAATCTTCGGTGGAGCGAAAGCCGATGAGGCTCTACTGAAGAAGCTGGAAGAAGCTCTGCAGTTCCTCAACACATTCCTCGAAGGTCAGAAGTACGCTGCGGGTGACAAACTGACCTTGGCAGACCTCAGTCTCGTGGCGACTGTGTCCACTATAGACGCAGTTGACATTAGCTTGAAGGAATATCCCAATGTTGAAAA GTGGTTCGAGCTGGTGAAAGCGACTGCCCCAGGATACCAGGAAGCAAATGAAGCTGGCCTTAAAGCATTCAGAGCTATGGTAGCGCAGTTAAAAGCTAAAACTGAATTGTAA